Below is a genomic region from Eupeodes corollae chromosome 1, idEupCoro1.1, whole genome shotgun sequence.
cctaccaagtcatcgcctgctgctttaaatagtgtGGCAgctatgccgtcagctccagaagctttatttgacttcagtttagatatagctatcttcacttcgtcgatgttttctcttcctagcttggcgttaatatctcataagataattttaatgtcatagccagggcacttcTCATAAGTCttttccaagagctcgaagaatatgtctttggtgtcttcatctttctcttctgttggggcatgagcacatattaggcttatgttggcgaactATCCTTCATGCGAactgtcgtgatgcgctcgctcacactgttaaaactcaagactttttgcctgagtctagttccatccaacaacaaatccacacccaaataggcgctgtctttgttctcggtagtagttgccgtagtatacatcgcatttcttggatggcggtagtATCTGCCTTCCAGTAGTGTATTGCTTCTGCCAATGGTTCGGCTGAACGTGATCTGTTAATGGACCTAAGATTCCACCtacagatccgaagtttgttgtccttttttcgtttgcttgggttgttaACAGTAAATGCTTCCGCATCCGAGACTTGTCGGTGCTttgcaactatgatgtttttacgtggtcaggaagtcaccccgacggcacaacccccaaactGGAGGATCTGGCCCTGGTTGGGCTTATTATAACTCCAacgacggggagccggataaactgcTCCTTATAaacctgggctccgaatatgtcgtagaagccctatagggttttcacttagtagttcaaccttactggaactgtagagaATTCGTcagctgccgtctggataaggagaggtgctttagtggaaacacctcttctcccccctctctcgtctGTTGCCCCAaaaaactttccactggggttagaacccaatctccagttgaggtactaggcacccgatgttcaccgcggggaggtaagagtaggagttgatagacagaggtgggttttaagaaaaacctgtggacaaTTGTGTACTCTCGAATGCAcatatctaccatttgaacataatATAGATAATTGTTGgtttaataaatttagaaaaatttgttttatattcctAACATTCTTACGATTTgtaaattcttactttttttatgaaaaggttTGAATCAAGTGAAGCCTTAAAAAATATGGTAATTTTGAATTAAGTGACCTTGCAGCTCTCGTTGGTTTAATCCATTAATCTAGAGTGTACCTTAGATTGAATTTCTTGTAATACATTGCATCCTTGTGTTCACACCCGAAAGTTGTAatctttcgttaaaaaataataatttcgttTTGCACAAACTTCAAACTTGACGTTTACCTTGCGACATTTGTATTTTGATTGCAAAATAGAAAGgaaaagttttctttcttttttgtctatTAAACGCTTctctagttaattttttaataaaccttaacaaaaaatggaaatCCGAAGGCATATCTAGAAATTCATTAATCAATCAAATTCCAAAATCATCCTCTGATTCAGTGAAAcaattgaaagttaaaagaaaatacatttttatttggaacGCTTTACTTTTGACAACGTACGCACAAAATTTATCTTTCGCAATTTTTCTTGGTCTTGGTCTGTGTGTTGAAAAAATAACTAATCAACTCGAATTGTGCAAAGAAAAGAATTTgggttttgaattgaattaaatttgtgtgGCAGAGTGTTTGCTGGAAATATGGGAGATTCGATCGCTGCCACAGTTAATGACCATGTTCTAGAAGCAATATTCTCGTATTTAAGCCTGGAAGACCTAAGGAATTGTTCACTTGTCTGCAAAAGATGGTATCGCTTCCTCAACGATGAAAACAATGATGTCTGGCGAATGCACTGCATAGGCAAACTAGCCGAGGAGGCACTCAAATCGGATGTCCTGTCTTCTGTGCCCACCTACAAATCAAAACTAAGAGCATTCTTTTATGCCTGGAATCCAAATGACTGTTCTAGGAATGTTTATATCAAACCAAATGGATTTACACTGCATCGGTatgattgttttaatttggttgtTCTTTGTTTGATTGAAGAACTTTAATCTACTTATGGTTAATTTGTTGCTTTTTAGTAACCCTGTTGCACAGAGTACAGACGCAGCGAGAAGTAAAATAGGATTTAGACAAGGACGCCACGCTTGGGAAGTTATATGGGAGGGTCCACTTGGAACAGTAGCGGTAATTGGAATCTCAACAAAGGAAGCAGCCCTACAATGCCACGGGTATGTGGCATTATTAGGGGCAGACGACCAAAGCTGGGGATGGAATCTTGTCGATAACCATTTACTCCATAATGGAGATGCACAGGGCAACTATCCCCTGTTAAATAATGCGCCAAAGTATCAGGTTAGTAAAgttaatgttaaacaaaaatgaaacacgTTTTATGAATAATTTGTATGCAATGCGATTTGCATAAGACGCATCGAAACACTAAAGCTGTAGTTTGGGTATAGaaatagaagaaaacaaaagcaTATAGAAGTGGTACCTACGtttgtatatttcttttttaattaattttaaattgaaacatcAACTGCGCTTGCTACAATGtcaattttctcttaaaatcgAAATGGCACACGAAATGGaatgttttacttttcaattacaGTATTTTTATGTTCAAACAAGTTGTGAGCCAAATTTTGAATCATCTAAAAAATAATCATCCGAATAAAACTTCATCTTGGCCTTGcgttactttttcaaaatactagCATTTTAAGTCCTTATTTTGCAGTTGCAGTTCGTTTTATCGCCAGTAAATATCTATAGGGTTATGGTTAGTCCCTATGGCTGTAATACAAGAGTTCAATCCCTATCTGTGCCACCTAACATTTTTCAcagatactgcctcttgcgcggaattgacaaatcctgcaagagtaattcttggttgaaagttgtaagtcactaggccctggtttttcatggactgttgcgccaccttaatttattttatttatttacaagagTAATTGCATGgaaagagctttctcaaataagccgttccgTTCGAATTTggtataaaaactgtaggtcccctcctaTCTCTGGTGAGATAggacaggaatggttgaaagttttaagtcactaggcttaGGCTCTAGTTCTATGCAGACTGTTGTaagacttaatttatttatctattttaaatatCCAATGGAAAGTAACTTCGGCTTTAAGCCGTGTAGAAAATTGTAACAATTAAACAGAAATGTAAGCATTTATTTCTTTGGTAAAACAGAAACCtccaaaaaaaacttggaagctcataaaaattgaaaattacaacattttgttcaaataaaataaggcGAACGAATGGGTTAACCTCGAAATGAAAATGCTGTAAATTTGtgtataccttttttttatgttcttaacattgttttaaaagCCTCATGAGATCTCCTTTGTGTCAAAAGTTATAAACTAAATGTCTGCAatttcgtgctccaagttgaGAGAGGTCACTTTCCTCTTGTGCGCGCTACCTGATCCGCAGTCTTACTCTACCGCGCTGTCCTGGGGGTGTGGATGCAAAGACTTtccggccggagcattggtttccatgcgttctacgtgacccagtcatcttagtcgttggacttttacccttctggctaagtacAGCTCATCCATCCATCTTCTTcaccactccccttcgatgcatacgggaccgtagatcacacgaagaacttttctctcgaagcgaccaaAGGtactttcatccacttttgtcatagtccatgcttctgcactgtatagtagataagggtcttatatagcaacactttggtctctTGAGAGacgactttaccactcaattgctttcttagtccaaagaaacagcggttagcaagagttattctgcgtttgatctcagcgctgttgttgttttcggcgtttacagcggagtctAGGTAGAAGAAGTGCTtgaatacctcaaagttacgtctgtcgattgtgacgttttgaccaagacgtcggtgttgtatgtcctttctagacgacagcatgtactttgttttgccctcattaaccgttaaatccatttttgccgcctctgcctcaatactcacaaaagccccattgacatcacgctaagttcttccgattatgtcaatgtcattactcatcagcatatgctagtaattggacagacttttgaaagttagtgcctctagtgttgacgtgtgagcacgatgttaaaaaaatcacatgaccttgtctaaaaccttttttgacatcaaagggttctgttaagttgtttccaacccaTATGGAGCAGAGTGAATTCtatatggtcatcctgcacaaacggacgagtttggtagggaaactaaaactagacatggctctatacagcttgtccccGTAAATGCTGTCGTATGTGGCATTTATATCAATGAaatgatggtgggtgtcgatttggtgttcttggtattttttccaggatctgtcgtaatgtgaatatttgttaTTGACGATGGTCTTTAGACTTTCACattttacggcagagaagattttgataATCACGAAAAAGCAGTCCATACATTACGACACGAGATTTAATGAGACTTTTTACACAATATTTAGAataccaaaagaaaaatataaacacatttTCAGCTTAATACCACTTGTGGCGatcaaaaacctttattttcataGGCTATTTGGTGAAAAAGATAACAGATTTTTCACTGCTAAAACAAAATACACCGAGTTTCTtataaatcttattaaaaattatatttaactaCAATTTTCTAAGTTAGTAAATTCGGCCTCTGGTCTACACCATCTCTC
It encodes:
- the LOC129940940 gene encoding F-box/SPRY domain-containing protein 1; the protein is MGDSIAATVNDHVLEAIFSYLSLEDLRNCSLVCKRWYRFLNDENNDVWRMHCIGKLAEEALKSDVLSSVPTYKSKLRAFFYAWNPNDCSRNVYIKPNGFTLHRNPVAQSTDAARSKIGFRQGRHAWEVIWEGPLGTVAVIGISTKEAALQCHGYVALLGADDQSWGWNLVDNHLLHNGDAQGNYPLLNNAPKYQVGERIRVILDCDDNTLSFEKNYEFLGVAFRGLPDKALYPTVSAVYGNTEVSMVYLGPPLDG